In Calditrichota bacterium, a single window of DNA contains:
- a CDS encoding 3-isopropylmalate dehydratase has protein sequence LCNMAVEAGAKNGIIEPDEEVFDFVSARTDAPYEAVYNDADAVFEKVFTYDVSQLVPLVAKPHSPQNGAPVTEVEGTPLDQAYIGSCTGGKLTDFIAAAEILKEGEVKTPTFAVPATTAVERGLSETKMDGKSIRDILETAGVRVGPPSCAACLGGPPDTFGRLNNREVCISTTNRNFPGRMGSMDSQVYLASPYTVAASALEGKITDPRKFLA, from the coding sequence CTGTGCAATATGGCCGTTGAGGCCGGGGCCAAAAACGGCATCATTGAGCCGGACGAGGAGGTTTTCGATTTTGTTTCTGCCCGAACCGACGCCCCTTACGAAGCTGTTTACAACGATGCCGATGCTGTCTTTGAAAAGGTGTTCACCTACGATGTATCCCAATTGGTGCCGTTGGTTGCGAAACCGCACTCCCCGCAAAACGGAGCGCCTGTAACTGAGGTGGAAGGAACCCCTCTGGATCAGGCATACATTGGCTCCTGTACGGGAGGCAAACTAACCGATTTTATCGCCGCCGCAGAGATTTTGAAGGAGGGTGAAGTAAAAACCCCTACTTTTGCCGTTCCTGCAACAACCGCGGTGGAAAGGGGACTTAGCGAGACAAAAATGGACGGCAAGAGCATTCGGGACATTCTGGAAACTGCCGGTGTCCGGGTGGGACCACCGTCCTGTGCGGCCTGTTTGGGCGGGCCCCCGGATACCTTCGGCCGATTGAATAATCGTGAGGTGTGCATCTCAACCACCAACCGAAATTTCCCGGGCCGGATGGGGTCCATGGATTCTCAGGTGTACCTGGCCTCTCCCTACACGGTGGCCGCCTCGGCTCTTGAAGGCAAAATCACCGATCCCCGAAAATTTCTGGCATAA